The proteins below come from a single Mercenaria mercenaria strain notata chromosome 3, MADL_Memer_1, whole genome shotgun sequence genomic window:
- the LOC123525792 gene encoding complement C1q-like protein 2, translating to MAGLTLIFACVFLALAIMHGSGAAEEVCSKFSYEQEIIASVLKMKLNVEQMEQEIKKTQEDILKVLEEQREKMEKFAKDYITMRDILVVVMENKTAEVAKVLDNKTAEVDKVLRETSVVEQPKLSVAFTAHTTDHYTSKTGDQTIIFPSVVTNVGDAYNQTSGEFVTPTPGTYYFFTSILSWIGDAFWAYIAVNGSRKTTLYERGADGGYGMASQAIVIKLNEGDRVTVKTTQSGEKIFGAGYTTFSGFLIN from the exons ATGGCCGGACTAACGCTGATCTTCGCGTGTGTTTTCCTCGCCTTGGCTATTATGCACGGCTCAGGGGCGGCTGAAGAAGTGTGTTCTAAATTCTCATATGAACAGGAAATTATTGCGAGTGTGCTTAAGATGAAATTAAATGTGGAACAGATGGAACAGGAAATAAAGAAAACACAGGAAGATATTCTAAAGGTTCTTGAAGAGCAGAGGGAGAAAATGGAGAAGTTTGCAAAGGACTACATTACCATGAGAGATATTCTTGTCGTAGTCATGGAGAACAAAACGGCTGAAGTTGCCAAAGTATTAGACAACAAAACTGCTGAAGTTGATAAAGTATTAAGAG AGACAAGCGTTGTGGAACAACCCAAACTCTCGGTGGCATTTACAGCACATACAACCGATCACTATACGTCAAAGACAGGAGACCAAACTATAATTTTTCCGTCTGTTGTTACAAACGTAGGAGATGCATACAATCAGACATCTGGTGAATTTGTAACACCTACACCTGGAACGTACTACTTTTTCACTAGCATACTTTCGTGGATTGGAGATGCATTTTGGGCTTATATTGCAGTCAACGGTTCTAGGAAGACAACTCTGTACGAACGAGGTGCAGATGGAGGGTACGGAATGGCAAGTCAGGCTATCGTTATAAAGTTGAATGAAGGTGATAGAGTCACTGTGAAAACTACCCAAAGCGGAGAAAAAATATTTGGTGCAGGCTACACAACATTTAGTGGATTCTTgatcaattga